A genomic region of Serratia fonticola contains the following coding sequences:
- a CDS encoding MATE family efflux transporter, giving the protein MQKYFIEARSLLALAIPVIIAQISQTAMGVVDTIMAGSYSATDMAAVAVGTSIWLPTILFGHGLLLALTPVIAQLNGAGRRDRIAHQVRQGFWLASGVSLLIIVLIYNSKFVIDMMHNIDPLLAEKAVGFLHAIMWGAPGYLFFQVVRNQCEGLSKTKPSMVIGFMGLLINIPINYIFIFGKFGMPELGGVGCGVATASVYWMMFLMMHWYAKRAPSQRDIKLEQGAPRGPDWPALKRLIAIGMPVALALFFEVTLFAVVALLVSPLGIVAVAGHQIALNFSALMFVLPLSLGVGATIRVGHRLGEGSVEGARVASYAAIGVGIAMASCSALFTALLREPIALLYNDNPAVVAMASHLMLLAAIYQISDSIQVIGSGILRGYKDTRAIFFITFIAYWILGLPSGYLLALTDYIVPAMGPSGFWIGFIIGLTFAAIMMALRMRWLQRQPSALILQRSTR; this is encoded by the coding sequence GCGATGGGCGTGGTCGATACTATTATGGCAGGTTCCTACAGCGCCACGGATATGGCCGCCGTCGCCGTTGGTACCTCTATCTGGCTTCCGACCATTTTGTTTGGCCATGGCTTGCTGTTGGCCTTGACCCCCGTCATCGCACAGCTCAACGGGGCTGGCCGCCGCGATCGTATCGCGCACCAGGTACGCCAGGGGTTCTGGTTGGCATCCGGGGTTTCGCTGTTAATCATCGTCTTGATCTATAACAGCAAGTTTGTCATCGACATGATGCATAACATCGATCCGCTGTTGGCAGAGAAAGCCGTTGGTTTTCTGCATGCCATCATGTGGGGGGCCCCCGGCTATCTGTTCTTTCAGGTAGTACGTAACCAATGTGAAGGTTTATCCAAAACCAAACCCAGCATGGTGATAGGTTTTATGGGGCTGCTGATTAACATTCCCATCAACTATATTTTCATCTTCGGCAAATTCGGTATGCCGGAGCTGGGCGGTGTCGGTTGTGGTGTCGCCACCGCCAGCGTCTATTGGATGATGTTCCTGATGATGCACTGGTACGCGAAAAGAGCGCCTTCGCAACGTGATATCAAATTGGAACAAGGGGCGCCCCGTGGCCCAGACTGGCCAGCGCTGAAGCGTCTAATCGCCATCGGTATGCCCGTCGCTCTGGCGTTGTTTTTTGAAGTCACGCTGTTTGCAGTGGTCGCGTTGTTGGTTTCGCCATTAGGTATCGTCGCCGTCGCCGGGCACCAGATCGCACTGAACTTCAGCGCATTAATGTTTGTTTTGCCGCTGTCGCTCGGCGTCGGGGCAACCATTCGCGTCGGGCATCGTCTGGGGGAAGGTTCCGTAGAAGGGGCGCGCGTTGCCTCCTATGCGGCAATTGGCGTGGGTATCGCCATGGCCAGTTGTTCGGCATTATTCACCGCACTGCTGCGCGAACCTATCGCTCTGTTGTACAACGACAACCCCGCGGTGGTCGCCATGGCTTCGCATCTGATGCTACTGGCCGCGATTTACCAGATCTCCGATTCCATACAGGTCATTGGCAGCGGTATTTTACGTGGTTATAAAGATACGCGGGCGATCTTCTTCATCACCTTTATTGCCTATTGGATCCTGGGATTGCCGAGTGGTTACCTGTTGGCATTAACCGATTATATTGTGCCAGCCATGGGGCCAAGCGGTTTCTGGATTGGCTTTATTATCGGTTTGACCTTTGCCGCCATCATGATGGCACTGCGTATGCGCTGGTTGCAGCGGCAGCCCTCTGCGCTGATCCTGCAGCGTTCTACCCGTTAA
- a CDS encoding cupin domain-containing protein, which translates to MLVFKAESPFEDLDTGLTRRRGRMNDGSAACEVKFVAGAFGQLQKRPYPQQIRIISGEFEFTVGSDIFIVTAGETLSIPGASLFGCFCLAEGTLLEIQLSA; encoded by the coding sequence ATGTTGGTATTTAAAGCAGAGTCCCCGTTTGAAGATCTCGACACCGGCCTTACCCGCCGCCGAGGACGGATGAACGATGGTTCCGCAGCCTGTGAAGTGAAATTTGTGGCGGGCGCTTTTGGCCAATTACAAAAACGCCCTTACCCGCAGCAAATCCGCATCATTTCTGGCGAGTTCGAATTCACTGTCGGCAGTGACATTTTTATCGTGACCGCCGGCGAAACGCTGTCGATCCCTGGCGCAAGCCTGTTTGGTTGTTTCTGTCTTGCCGAGGGGACGTTACTGGAAATTCAATTAAGTGCTTAA
- the pykF gene encoding pyruvate kinase PykF produces the protein MKKTKIVCTIGPKTESEEMLTSLLNAGMNVMRLNFSHGDYEEHGNRIKNMRAVMAKTGKTAGILLDTKGPEIRTMKLEGGADAALVAGQTFTFTTDQSVIGNKERVAVTYPGFAADLKIGNTVLVDDGLIGMEVTAVTETEVVCKVLNNGDLGENKGVNLPGVSIQLPALAEKDKRDLIFGCEQGVDFVAASFIRKRSDVLEIREHLKAHGGENIQIISKIENQEGLNNFDEILDASDGIMVARGDLGVEIPVEEVIFAQKMMIEKCNRARKVVITATQMLDSMIKNPRPTRAEAGDVANAILDGTDAVMLSGESAKGKYPLEAVTIMATICERTDRVMPSRIDTLNDSRKLRITEAVCRGAVETAEKLDAPLIVVATSGGKSAKSVRKYFPNAVILALTTNEITARQLILSKGVVTQMVKEIASTDDFYRIGKEAALASGLAQKGDVVVMVSGALVPSGTTNTASVHVL, from the coding sequence ATGAAAAAGACCAAAATTGTTTGTACTATCGGCCCGAAAACCGAGTCGGAAGAAATGCTGACCAGCCTGCTGAACGCAGGCATGAACGTAATGCGCCTTAACTTCTCCCATGGCGATTACGAAGAACACGGCAACCGCATCAAAAATATGCGTGCCGTGATGGCAAAAACCGGTAAAACTGCCGGTATCCTTCTGGATACCAAAGGTCCGGAAATCCGTACCATGAAACTGGAAGGTGGCGCAGATGCCGCACTGGTTGCTGGCCAAACCTTCACCTTCACCACCGATCAGAGCGTTATCGGCAACAAAGAGCGCGTTGCGGTCACCTACCCTGGTTTTGCTGCCGATCTGAAAATCGGTAACACCGTGCTGGTTGATGACGGCTTAATCGGTATGGAAGTCACTGCTGTAACCGAAACCGAAGTTGTTTGTAAAGTGCTGAACAATGGCGATCTGGGCGAAAATAAAGGCGTTAACCTGCCAGGCGTTTCTATCCAGTTGCCAGCGCTGGCTGAAAAAGACAAACGTGACCTGATCTTTGGTTGCGAGCAAGGCGTTGACTTCGTTGCGGCTTCCTTTATCCGTAAACGTTCCGACGTACTGGAAATTCGTGAACACCTGAAAGCTCACGGTGGCGAAAATATCCAGATCATCTCCAAGATTGAAAACCAGGAAGGCCTGAACAACTTCGACGAAATCCTCGACGCTTCCGACGGTATCATGGTGGCGCGTGGCGATCTGGGTGTTGAGATCCCGGTTGAAGAAGTTATCTTCGCGCAGAAGATGATGATCGAGAAATGTAACCGTGCACGTAAAGTGGTCATCACCGCCACCCAAATGCTGGATTCGATGATCAAAAACCCACGCCCTACCCGTGCAGAAGCCGGTGACGTGGCTAACGCCATCCTGGATGGTACCGATGCCGTTATGCTGTCTGGTGAGAGCGCCAAGGGTAAATACCCGCTAGAGGCCGTTACCATTATGGCCACCATCTGCGAACGTACTGACCGCGTAATGCCAAGCCGTATCGATACCCTGAACGACAGCCGTAAACTGCGTATTACCGAAGCAGTGTGCCGTGGCGCGGTTGAAACGGCCGAGAAACTGGATGCACCACTGATTGTGGTTGCCACCAGCGGCGGTAAATCAGCCAAATCCGTGCGTAAATACTTCCCTAACGCCGTTATCCTGGCGCTGACCACTAACGAAATCACCGCGCGTCAGTTAATTCTGAGCAAAGGCGTAGTGACCCAGATGGTCAAAGAAATCGCTTCCACAGACGACTTCTACCGCATTGGTAAAGAGGCGGCATTAGCCAGTGGTCTGGCGCAGAAAGGCGACGTTGTAGTAATGGTTTCTGGTGCTCTGGTACCAAGTGGCACCACCAATACGGCTTCGGTTCACGTTCTGTAA
- a CDS encoding major outer membrane lipoprotein, whose amino-acid sequence MNRTKLVLGAVILASTMLAGCSSNAKIDQLSSDVQTLNAKVDQLSNDVNAIRSDVQAAKDDAARANQRLDNQAHAYKK is encoded by the coding sequence ATGAATCGTACTAAACTGGTACTGGGCGCGGTAATCCTGGCTTCTACTATGCTGGCTGGTTGCTCAAGCAACGCTAAAATCGATCAACTGTCTTCTGACGTTCAGACTCTGAACGCTAAAGTTGATCAGCTGAGCAACGACGTGAACGCAATCCGTTCTGACGTTCAAGCAGCTAAAGACGACGCAGCGCGCGCTAACCAGCGTCTGGACAACCAAGCTCACGCTTACAAAAAGTAA
- a CDS encoding L,D-transpeptidase family protein has protein sequence MKRALTLMGVLFATVLTGAQAASVNEYPLPPPGSRLIGENTIYNVPNDGRSLEAIAADYKIGLLGMLEANPGTDPYLPKPGTALTIPSQMLLPDTPREGIVVNLAELRLYYYPKGEDKVIVYPIGIGQTGMHTPLKVTSVSQKIPNPTWTPTANIRKRYESQGVTLPAVVPAGPENPMGLFAMRLAMGRGEYLIHGTNANFGIGMRVSSGCIRLRPDDIEALFNMVPKGTRVQIINEPVKVSAEPDGKRYVEVHQPLSRVDSDDPQTMPISLSKNQKAFAADEQTDKAEFDSAMVRRSGMPVLVSVGQDPSAVSMAPQSVNKGTTGGAPITSLN, from the coding sequence ATGAAACGTGCGTTGACGTTAATGGGCGTGCTATTCGCCACTGTACTCACTGGCGCCCAGGCGGCCAGTGTGAACGAATACCCACTGCCGCCGCCAGGTAGCCGTTTGATTGGTGAGAATACAATTTATAACGTACCCAACGATGGCCGTTCGTTGGAGGCCATTGCGGCCGATTACAAGATTGGCCTGCTGGGTATGCTGGAGGCCAACCCGGGAACCGATCCTTATCTGCCGAAGCCCGGTACAGCGCTGACGATCCCATCGCAGATGCTGCTGCCGGATACCCCACGGGAAGGTATTGTGGTGAATCTGGCGGAACTGCGGCTTTATTACTACCCGAAAGGGGAAGATAAAGTGATCGTTTATCCGATCGGTATCGGTCAGACCGGTATGCATACGCCGCTGAAGGTCACCTCTGTCAGCCAGAAGATCCCAAACCCGACCTGGACGCCGACGGCCAATATTCGCAAACGCTATGAATCGCAGGGAGTGACGCTTCCCGCCGTGGTACCGGCAGGGCCGGAAAACCCGATGGGTCTGTTTGCCATGCGTTTGGCCATGGGGCGCGGTGAATATCTGATCCACGGCACTAACGCCAACTTCGGTATCGGGATGCGTGTCAGCTCGGGGTGTATTCGTTTACGGCCAGATGATATTGAAGCGTTGTTCAATATGGTGCCAAAAGGAACCAGGGTGCAGATTATCAATGAGCCGGTGAAGGTGTCCGCCGAGCCGGATGGTAAGCGCTATGTGGAAGTGCATCAACCGTTGTCGAGAGTGGACAGCGATGACCCGCAAACCATGCCAATTTCGCTTTCTAAAAATCAGAAAGCGTTTGCTGCTGATGAGCAAACCGATAAGGCCGAGTTCGACAGCGCCATGGTAAGACGTTCTGGCATGCCGGTACTGGTCAGTGTAGGACAAGACCCTTCTGCGGTCTCTATGGCACCCCAGAGCGTGAATAAAGGCACTACCGGCGGTGCACCTATCACTTCGCTGAATTAA
- the sufE gene encoding cysteine desulfuration protein SufE produces the protein MANWPDKDKLVRNFSRCLNWEEKYLYVIELGSQLPPLDDSERLAANLISGCQSQVWIVMQKDSEGRVEFRGDSDAAIVKGLLAVVFIVYRQLTPQQIIELDVRPFFTELALSQHLTPSRSQGLDAMIRAIRSKAAQLS, from the coding sequence ATGGCGAATTGGCCAGATAAAGATAAATTGGTGCGTAATTTTTCCCGCTGCCTGAATTGGGAGGAGAAGTACCTGTATGTGATCGAGCTGGGAAGTCAGTTACCGCCCTTGGACGATAGCGAGCGGCTGGCGGCGAATCTGATTTCCGGTTGTCAAAGTCAGGTATGGATCGTGATGCAAAAAGACAGCGAAGGGCGGGTTGAATTTCGCGGCGATAGCGATGCCGCGATTGTTAAGGGATTATTGGCCGTGGTATTTATTGTCTATCGTCAACTGACCCCGCAGCAGATCATCGAACTGGACGTACGCCCCTTTTTTACTGAACTGGCTCTGAGCCAGCATCTCACGCCTTCTCGTTCGCAGGGGTTGGATGCGATGATCCGCGCCATTCGCAGTAAAGCGGCGCAGCTTTCCTGA